The sequence CCGTCCGCCGCCAGGGAGGCGAGGTTCTGCGCGAAGAACGGGGCGCCGACGAAATCGAGGATCCGGTCGACCCCTCTTTCCCCCGTCTGCCCGGCCACCCACGGCGCGAAGGGCCCCTCCCGGTAGTTCCACCCCGCCCGCGCCCCGAGTTTCCGGCACCGGTCGATCTTCTCCGAAGACCCGGCCGTGACCAGGGACACGGCCCCCGCCTCCCGGATCAACTGGATCGCCGCCGTCCCCACGCCGCTTCCGCCGGCGTGGACCAGAACCGTCATCCCGGCCGAAAGTTCCCCGAGGGAAAAAAGATTGTGGTAGGCGGTCAGAAACCCCTCGGGAATCGCGGCCGCCTCCTCGTACGACAACCGCTCCGGGATCCGCATCGCCATCCCCGCCGGGACGGCCGCTTTTTGCGCGTACCCCCCGCCCGAGAGGAGGGCAAAGACCCGTTCGCCCGGCATCCATCCCCCGCACCCGGGGCCCGCGGTCTCGACCTCGCCCGCCATCTCCAGCCCGAGGATTTCGGAGGCGCCTTCGGGGGGCGGATACTTTCCCCTGCGCTGCAAGAGATCCGCGCGATTGAGCGCCGTCGCCCGGATGCGCACCAGAAGCTCGTCGGGCTCCGGGAGGGGATCGGGATGTTCGCCGACGTGGAGGACCTCCACGCCGCCGGCTCCCTTCATCCGCACCGCCTTCACCCGGAGCCCCTCCTCTTCCGTTTCCTCATTCGGTCCCCGGTCCCACCCGGACGCCCAGGTCGGCCAGGGAGGACACCAGCCGTTCGTGCCCCGTGTAGTGGATGGCCCGGATGCCCAATCGTTGCGCTCCCGCGACGTTCTCCTCGCGATCGTCGATGAACACGCATTCTCCCGGGGGAAGGCCGATCTTCCGGAGCGAGTCCCGGTAGATCTGCTCCGCCGGCTTCATGGCTTTTACCTGGTAGGAAAGCGTCACCGCGTCGAACAGGGGAAAGATGTCCACGGCCCGGATATGATGCTTGAAGTGCCACTCGTTCGTGTTGGACAGCAGACCGAGCCGGTACGACCGCGACAGCCCGCGGATCAGGCGGATCGTGGGCTCGATGGGGGTGAACATGTCGACGAAGGCCGAGAGGAATTCCTCCTCGGTGATGGAAAGCCCGCACAATCCCGCGACCCCCCGGAAGAACTCCCCCGACGTGATCTCCCCGGATTCGTAGCTCCGCGGCAGCCCCGATCCGGCCACGAGGACGGCCATCTCCTCGAGCGTCCTGTCCGTCCGGTCCCGAAGACGCCCGAAGAATACCGCCGTGTCGAAGGAGTGGATGACGCCCCCGAAATCGAAGATGATCCCCCGGATGTCCGGTTTCCCCCGGAAACCGGTCACGACGGCTCCCCCCCGCGTTCCGGTCCGCTCCCCGTGAAGTGAGCGCGCACCAGGGTCCGCGCGATATCCATGGAGGAGGTGAAGGCCGGCGAGATCGGGTTCAGGATGTGGATCGCGTCGCCGTCGGCAATCACCTGGAAATCCATGACGAGTTCCTTGGTCTGCCAGTCCACCAGCTGCGCCCGTATCCCCACCTTCTCCGAGGGCTCGATGTCCGAGGGGGACAGGACCTTCACCAGCCGGGCGGCGTCGCGGAAGAACGCCCTCTTTCCGAACTTCCGAGGCTCCGTAAGGGCGACCTCCCGGAACTTCGCGTTCCGGAAAAAAAGGACCGCGTCGGAGAGCGCGATGGACGCCCCTTCCCGGTCGATTCCCGAGAAGATCCCGTAGTTCTCCCGCCCGAACGCGGGGATGGCGGTCGGGCCGAGATATACCTCC comes from Candidatus Deferrimicrobiaceae bacterium and encodes:
- a CDS encoding NAD(P)H-quinone oxidoreductase; protein product: MKAVRMKGAGGVEVLHVGEHPDPLPEPDELLVRIRATALNRADLLQRRGKYPPPEGASEILGLEMAGEVETAGPGCGGWMPGERVFALLSGGGYAQKAAVPAGMAMRIPERLSYEEAAAIPEGFLTAYHNLFSLGELSAGMTVLVHAGGSGVGTAAIQLIREAGAVSLVTAGSSEKIDRCRKLGARAGWNYREGPFAPWVAGQTGERGVDRILDFVGAPFFAQNLASLAADGRLIVIGAMGGATAERMNLLDLLFRRLHILGCSIRSLDTARKIDLTERFAAFALPRFADGRLIPVIDSVFDWTEAGSAHRRMESNANVGKIVLRVG
- a CDS encoding HAD family phosphatase produces the protein MTGFRGKPDIRGIIFDFGGVIHSFDTAVFFGRLRDRTDRTLEEMAVLVAGSGLPRSYESGEITSGEFFRGVAGLCGLSITEEEFLSAFVDMFTPIEPTIRLIRGLSRSYRLGLLSNTNEWHFKHHIRAVDIFPLFDAVTLSYQVKAMKPAEQIYRDSLRKIGLPPGECVFIDDREENVAGAQRLGIRAIHYTGHERLVSSLADLGVRVGPGTE